One uncultured Caproiciproducens sp. DNA segment encodes these proteins:
- a CDS encoding endospore germination permease: MTNHKITGKQIQCILLMYWTGSLVAIAISPDSGQDSWISSLLAAVMVVPLFFLYIRLISLYPGKNLFEILLQIFGNIFGRILILIYVCFIIHLGSMVMKIFSSFIHILNMPETPEPAILFFVVLLSIWTAKSGPENIGRMSKYTWPILAVSVALTFVIAIKDMNFDNLKPIMGTDFKTLLNGAFTTCMLPLGEGLICLSFFSSFDLKANTTGIFFKALILILGVLLIVNIRNILVLGMPSATMYYFSSYETVGIISIGEFFTRIEVLIGLNLMLAGFIKVSVCVYSASLGLAKLLNVPDQKPYVVPCGLLMVTISGMLYANTVEMIEFTKIYRIYAIPFLIILPIIIWIGAEIQTKIKSIGSSSPQKKQVETKSPPASE, encoded by the coding sequence ATGACAAATCACAAAATAACAGGTAAGCAAATTCAATGTATTCTGCTTATGTACTGGACGGGAAGTCTGGTCGCCATTGCCATCAGCCCGGATTCAGGACAGGATTCCTGGATTTCGAGTCTGCTTGCTGCGGTAATGGTCGTTCCACTGTTTTTTTTGTATATCCGCCTGATTTCCCTCTACCCCGGTAAAAATTTATTCGAAATTCTGCTGCAAATTTTCGGGAACATTTTTGGTCGGATCTTAATATTGATATATGTGTGTTTTATAATTCATCTTGGAAGTATGGTTATGAAAATATTTTCTTCATTTATCCATATTCTGAATATGCCGGAAACACCCGAACCTGCGATTTTATTTTTCGTCGTTCTTTTATCCATCTGGACAGCAAAAAGCGGCCCGGAAAATATTGGAAGAATGTCAAAATACACCTGGCCTATATTGGCAGTGTCCGTTGCGCTTACTTTTGTAATTGCAATAAAAGATATGAATTTTGATAATCTTAAACCGATTATGGGCACAGATTTCAAAACGCTGCTAAACGGTGCTTTCACTACATGCATGCTGCCGCTGGGAGAAGGTTTGATCTGCCTTTCCTTTTTCTCTTCATTCGATTTGAAAGCAAATACAACCGGAATTTTTTTTAAAGCACTGATTTTAATTTTAGGAGTCTTGCTGATTGTAAATATCAGAAATATACTTGTTCTCGGCATGCCGTCGGCAACCATGTATTATTTTTCTTCATACGAAACCGTCGGCATCATATCCATCGGTGAATTCTTCACCCGAATCGAGGTACTGATCGGCTTGAATCTGATGCTGGCAGGATTCATTAAAGTTTCCGTTTGCGTATATTCGGCCTCACTGGGACTTGCCAAGCTTCTGAACGTTCCGGACCAGAAGCCGTATGTGGTTCCTTGCGGTCTTCTGATGGTTACAATATCGGGCATGCTTTATGCAAACACGGTGGAAATGATTGAATTTACCAAAATTTATCGGATTTACGCCATTCCTTTTCTAATTATCTTACCCATAATTATTTGGATTGGGGCGGAAATACAGACCAAAATCAAAAGCATCGGCTCATCTTCTCCTCAAAAAAAACAGGTCGAAACAAAAAGTCCTCCCGCTTCTGAATAA
- a CDS encoding helix-turn-helix transcriptional regulator — protein MIRIYLSKLLGERKLTQNDLAQKTGIRPTTIGEMYHELIQRVNVDHLDKICEALDCSIADLMEYIPKSNVDNHSFEEHLMHRENEKSNH, from the coding sequence ATGATAAGAATTTACTTATCAAAACTGCTGGGAGAGCGGAAGCTGACGCAGAATGATCTTGCTCAAAAAACTGGTATAAGACCGACAACAATCGGCGAAATGTACCACGAACTTATTCAACGAGTAAATGTAGATCACCTTGACAAGATATGTGAAGCATTGGATTGCAGCATTGCAGATTTAATGGAATACATACCAAAGTCTAACGTCGACAATCACTCTTTCGAAGAGCACCTAATGCATAGAGAAAACGAAAAATCGAACCATTAA
- a CDS encoding GntR family transcriptional regulator, with the protein MTENIKPGSTQPYTADEVYKNILRSIIKLQFEPGQCISENQMSQKYNVSRSVIRTAFTRLQQLRFIEIYPQRGTYISLIDLNYLADLLVLRTAVEKEVIYEMFTSLEKKDRTSLVEALEANLAEQEKCRDERDYYGRFPRIDSAFHKTMIDSVGRYALVDLLSNNMLHISRWRNFDVAFDHRIPQLIDQHRAVVEAIKDENMLLAQKKMAEHLETISSISGRAQAQFPNYFK; encoded by the coding sequence ATGACAGAGAACATAAAACCAGGCAGTACGCAACCGTATACTGCTGATGAGGTATATAAAAATATACTTAGAAGCATCATTAAACTTCAGTTTGAGCCCGGTCAGTGCATTAGCGAGAACCAGATGTCCCAGAAATACAATGTTTCGCGTTCCGTCATCCGAACAGCTTTTACGCGGCTTCAGCAACTGAGATTTATTGAAATATATCCCCAAAGGGGAACCTATATCAGTCTTATTGACCTGAATTATCTCGCCGATCTTCTTGTATTGCGTACCGCGGTGGAGAAGGAAGTAATTTATGAGATGTTTACTTCTCTTGAAAAGAAGGATAGGACGTCTCTTGTAGAGGCGCTGGAGGCTAATCTGGCTGAGCAGGAAAAATGCCGCGACGAGCGGGATTACTACGGAAGATTTCCAAGGATAGATTCGGCTTTTCACAAAACAATGATCGACAGCGTCGGCAGATATGCTCTTGTTGATTTGCTGTCTAATAATATGCTTCACATTTCAAGATGGAGAAACTTTGATGTCGCGTTCGATCATAGAATTCCGCAGCTTATTGATCAGCATCGTGCGGTAGTTGAAGCAATAAAGGATGAAAACATGTTGCTTGCTCAAAAGAAGATGGCGGAACATCTCGAGACGATATCGAGTATATCCGGCAGAGCCCAAGCACAATTCCCCAATTATTTCAAATGA
- a CDS encoding DNA adenine methylase has translation MNSFISRIGGKKLLSKEIIHRFPEPFPERYIEVFGGAGWVMFALKQSAKLEVFNDIDGELINLFRCVKYHCGELEKEIRWVLNSREMFDDYRMQQACRGFTDIQRAAQYFTLIKESYGSDVRSYGCSKRNIIGAVKYLSDIQDRLQNTVIEHRDFEPLIKTYDRPEALFYLDPPYHGTEKYYSNIFSEEDHRRLESVLSHIKGKFILSYNDDDFIRSLYHDFEIEPICRQNNLLMRSENADKQFNELIIKNY, from the coding sequence ATGAATAGTTTTATTTCAAGAATTGGTGGAAAAAAGCTTCTCAGCAAGGAGATCATACACCGTTTCCCTGAACCGTTCCCGGAAAGGTACATTGAGGTATTCGGCGGGGCTGGATGGGTTATGTTTGCCCTAAAGCAAAGCGCGAAATTGGAAGTATTTAATGATATTGATGGTGAACTGATTAATCTCTTTCGTTGCGTAAAATATCATTGTGGAGAGCTTGAGAAGGAAATTCGGTGGGTTCTTAATTCCCGCGAAATGTTCGACGATTATAGAATGCAGCAAGCTTGTAGAGGGTTTACAGACATCCAAAGAGCGGCTCAATATTTTACCCTTATCAAGGAAAGCTATGGATCAGATGTAAGATCATATGGATGCAGTAAGCGTAATATTATTGGTGCAGTCAAATATCTCTCGGATATACAAGATAGGCTTCAAAACACAGTAATTGAACATAGAGATTTCGAACCGCTAATTAAAACGTATGACCGTCCAGAGGCTTTGTTTTATCTTGATCCACCATACCACGGAACCGAAAAATATTATTCTAATATTTTTTCAGAAGAAGACCATCGGCGTCTGGAATCAGTTTTAAGCCACATTAAAGGTAAATTTATTCTTTCATATAATGATGATGATTTTATCAGGTCTCTATATCATGACTTTGAAATTGAGCCAATTTGTCGGCAAAATAACCTCTTGATGCGCAGTGAAAATGCTGACAAACAATTCAATGAATTAATCATTAAAAACTACTAA
- a CDS encoding acyl-CoA dehydratase activase: MFTLGIDIGSTTAKAVILKDGGEIISSSIVIATVGTDGVSRVMENVFTESKIKKEDIRLTVATGYGRKTFQDADFQLSELTCHALGAHYAFGDVRTVIDIGGQDAKVLSLNEEGRMVNFVMNDKCAAGTGRFLDVMANILKLDISQLEVEAAKAANPASISSTCTVFAESEVISQLAAGIKIPDVVAGICQSVASRAASLVKRIGVKEAVCMSGGVARNAGVRDAMEKELGVKILYSENAQLMGALGAALYAYDKVKNNNYEGGSNLWEKK, encoded by the coding sequence ATGTTTACATTAGGAATTGATATCGGATCGACAACTGCAAAAGCAGTCATCCTAAAAGATGGCGGCGAAATAATTTCTTCGTCCATTGTTATTGCTACGGTGGGCACGGACGGCGTATCCCGAGTTATGGAAAATGTGTTTACAGAAAGTAAGATCAAGAAAGAAGATATTCGCCTTACCGTGGCAACGGGGTATGGAAGGAAAACTTTCCAAGACGCAGATTTTCAATTGAGTGAGCTTACTTGTCATGCGCTCGGCGCTCATTATGCATTCGGCGATGTGAGAACTGTGATTGATATCGGCGGACAGGATGCGAAGGTTTTATCTCTTAACGAGGAGGGACGCATGGTTAATTTCGTTATGAACGACAAGTGTGCGGCCGGTACAGGCAGATTCTTAGATGTAATGGCCAATATTCTTAAACTTGACATATCACAGCTTGAGGTTGAAGCCGCCAAGGCAGCCAATCCTGCAAGCATATCCAGCACCTGTACGGTATTTGCAGAGTCTGAGGTCATCTCCCAGCTTGCGGCAGGTATAAAGATTCCGGATGTTGTCGCCGGTATCTGCCAGTCTGTTGCGTCGCGTGCCGCATCTTTAGTAAAGCGAATTGGAGTTAAAGAGGCTGTATGTATGAGCGGCGGCGTGGCAAGAAATGCCGGTGTGCGCGATGCGATGGAGAAGGAACTCGGGGTGAAAATATTATACAGTGAAAATGCCCAACTCATGGGCGCACTCGGTGCAGCATTGTACGCCTATGATAAAGTTAAAAACAACAATTATGAAGGGGGTTCAAATTTATGGGAGAAGAAGTAA
- a CDS encoding transcription repressor NadR, translated as MDAAQRRQEILGILKQSSQPVSASTIANQFKVSRQIIVGDIALLRASNIAISATPRGYILIDGTKDINQITRTIACRHSRDNLAEELYAIVDNGCGLIDVIVEHAVYGQISGQLHIFSRYDADCFLEKLAKDHASPLCDLTGGVHLHTISCQSEDAYQRVLAVLKEKGILFSK; from the coding sequence ATGGATGCAGCGCAGAGGCGCCAGGAAATTCTCGGAATTTTAAAACAAAGCTCGCAGCCTGTCAGCGCGAGCACCATTGCAAATCAATTCAAGGTAAGCCGCCAGATTATTGTAGGGGACATTGCGCTCCTGCGGGCGTCGAATATTGCCATATCGGCCACACCCCGTGGCTATATTCTGATTGACGGTACCAAAGACATAAACCAAATCACCCGAACAATCGCATGCAGACACAGCCGGGATAATCTTGCGGAAGAACTGTATGCAATTGTAGACAACGGCTGCGGGTTGATTGACGTAATTGTGGAACATGCGGTTTACGGCCAAATTTCTGGCCAGCTGCATATTTTTTCACGCTATGATGCCGATTGTTTTTTAGAGAAACTCGCCAAAGATCATGCATCCCCATTGTGTGATTTAACCGGCGGGGTACATTTGCACACAATCTCCTGCCAGTCGGAAGATGCTTATCAGCGGGTTCTTGCCGTGCTGAAAGAAAAAGGAATTTTATTTTCAAAGTAA
- a CDS encoding phosphatidylglycerol lysyltransferase domain-containing protein has product MLAFKPIEAENLTALSQYFKCQNFRTCDYSIAGIFMWRKFFYSEYAIYENMLLFKVTYINGAIAFTFPIGCGSTDDALGQLEDYARQEKIPLSFCTVPQDGLAILEKRYGGKITHTENRDWFDYLYFRADMQTFAGRRFSGQRNHINKFKKLYPDYRYVPINMKNIGRVIEFFGSYAEEHVKENPIAKEESFRAKEILPYFEQFGLLGGFIEVEGKIVAFSVGEIVGDTLFVHIEKALKEYEGSYQMMVKEFAVHEANEEVCYINREEDIGDLGLRTSKLSYHPVRLLEKYFVTVEAPAWI; this is encoded by the coding sequence ATGCTTGCATTCAAACCAATAGAAGCTGAAAATCTTACAGCTTTATCGCAGTATTTTAAGTGCCAAAATTTCAGGACCTGCGACTATTCCATCGCTGGAATATTCATGTGGAGAAAATTCTTTTACAGCGAATATGCAATTTATGAAAATATGTTGCTTTTTAAAGTTACATATATAAATGGCGCAATCGCCTTTACCTTTCCAATCGGCTGCGGGTCAACCGATGATGCTCTAGGACAGTTGGAGGATTATGCGAGGCAAGAAAAAATACCGTTGTCTTTCTGTACGGTGCCTCAGGATGGACTTGCCATACTGGAAAAACGATATGGTGGCAAGATCACTCATACGGAAAACCGTGACTGGTTCGATTATCTTTATTTCCGTGCCGATATGCAGACTTTTGCCGGCAGAAGATTCAGCGGACAGAGAAACCATATCAATAAATTTAAAAAGCTATATCCCGATTACCGTTATGTCCCAATTAACATGAAGAATATCGGCAGGGTGATTGAATTTTTCGGCAGTTATGCAGAGGAGCATGTCAAAGAAAATCCGATTGCCAAAGAGGAATCTTTTCGCGCAAAAGAGATTTTGCCATATTTTGAGCAATTTGGACTCTTGGGCGGATTTATCGAAGTGGAAGGAAAGATCGTTGCCTTTTCCGTGGGGGAAATTGTGGGGGATACTCTGTTTGTCCACATTGAAAAGGCGCTTAAAGAATATGAAGGCTCCTATCAGATGATGGTCAAGGAATTTGCCGTTCATGAGGCAAATGAAGAAGTCTGTTACATTAACCGGGAAGAGGACATTGGCGATCTGGGGCTTAGGACCTCCAAACTTTCCTACCATCCCGTACGTCTGCTTGAAAAATATTTTGTGACGGTGGAGGCGCCCGCATGGATATAA
- a CDS encoding spore germination protein, with amino-acid sequence MEYEHTDEKKKKAVFTNSINDNRSQLKSIFKNDETLIFRPVENPSIPSVGFCLVYIDGMVNNKLINEDVIKPLVEYRPERKAITSLDVIAKQVMLSDSVEKTADVDKIIQAIVYGDCILMMDGFFDFLILNTKGWGSRSISEPENEKVLRGPREGFNEALMMNLSLLRRKIRTPDLKMEFQSVGTRSNTKACICYLDELVNKKVLAELKKRLQSFSIDGTLDSNYINEFINDAPYSPFKTIGSTEKPDVVAAKLLEGRVALFLDGTPVVLTMPFLFIENFQSDEDYYINYYFSSIGRILRLIAFFVATSIPAIYVALTTFHHEMLPLAMTMSITKARQDVPFPTVLESALMLLVFEMLRESGARMPGMMGQALSIVGALVIGQAAVEAKLVSAPMIIVTALTGISGLMVPRVKGATIILRFALLGMASILGLYGYMFGVLGLLIHLFNLNSFGVPIMNSAFSDTFQDKKDIAIRAPWYLMKKRPKYLSPNETRESSRSRK; translated from the coding sequence ATGGAATATGAGCATACAGACGAAAAAAAGAAAAAAGCGGTTTTTACCAATAGCATAAATGACAATAGGAGTCAATTAAAATCCATTTTTAAAAACGATGAAACATTAATTTTCAGGCCGGTCGAAAACCCATCGATCCCATCAGTCGGTTTTTGCTTGGTGTATATTGACGGCATGGTCAACAACAAGCTGATCAATGAAGATGTGATTAAACCACTTGTTGAGTACAGACCGGAACGCAAGGCAATTACTTCTTTGGATGTAATTGCAAAACAGGTTATGCTGTCCGACAGTGTGGAGAAGACCGCGGATGTGGATAAAATCATTCAGGCAATTGTCTACGGCGACTGCATTTTAATGATGGATGGCTTTTTTGATTTTCTGATTCTGAATACAAAAGGCTGGGGCAGCCGGTCTATTTCAGAACCTGAAAATGAAAAGGTTCTCAGAGGCCCGCGTGAAGGTTTCAACGAAGCTTTGATGATGAATCTTTCTCTGCTCCGCAGAAAAATCAGGACACCCGACCTAAAAATGGAGTTTCAGAGTGTTGGAACAAGATCAAATACAAAAGCATGCATCTGTTATTTGGATGAGCTTGTCAACAAAAAAGTTCTCGCAGAATTAAAAAAAAGGCTTCAATCCTTTTCAATTGACGGTACTTTAGATTCAAATTATATTAATGAGTTTATCAACGACGCTCCATACTCCCCTTTTAAGACTATCGGAAGCACGGAAAAGCCGGATGTTGTCGCGGCAAAATTACTGGAAGGCAGAGTCGCCTTGTTTTTGGACGGCACCCCTGTTGTTTTAACAATGCCCTTCCTTTTTATCGAAAATTTCCAAAGTGATGAGGATTATTATATAAACTATTATTTTTCCTCTATTGGCCGCATTTTACGATTAATCGCTTTCTTTGTCGCTACCAGCATTCCGGCAATTTACGTTGCTCTGACTACCTTCCACCATGAGATGCTCCCCCTGGCTATGACGATGAGCATTACAAAAGCGCGCCAGGATGTTCCGTTTCCTACCGTACTGGAATCCGCATTAATGTTGTTGGTATTTGAAATGCTCAGAGAATCCGGAGCCAGAATGCCCGGAATGATGGGTCAGGCGCTCAGTATTGTGGGGGCACTGGTAATCGGGCAGGCCGCCGTTGAGGCGAAACTTGTCAGCGCCCCCATGATTATCGTCACAGCTTTAACCGGAATATCCGGGCTGATGGTACCGCGTGTAAAAGGTGCCACAATTATTTTACGTTTTGCCTTGCTTGGAATGGCTTCGATCCTCGGGTTGTATGGCTATATGTTTGGCGTACTGGGTCTGTTAATTCACCTTTTTAATCTTAATTCTTTTGGAGTCCCAATTATGAACAGCGCTTTCTCAGATACTTTCCAGGACAAGAAAGATATCGCAATAAGGGCACCATGGTATCTTATGAAAAAAAGGCCAAAATATCTTTCCCCCAATGAAACCAGAGAATCTTCAAGGAGCAGAAAATGA
- a CDS encoding reverse transcriptase domain-containing protein, whose protein sequence is MHTFKNLYEQIFDFDNLYQAYLSSRKGKRYRDQVLLFTSNLEDNLIQIQNELIYQTYKVGRYHEFYVCEPKKRLVMALPYRDRVVQWAVYRVINPLISKPFIADSYACIQGRGAQAAIKKLQYWLKMEEKQDNKLYYLKLDVSKFFYRVNHEVLLNILRCKFDSDSRLMWLFDVIINSEDTPFGLPLGCNPGETERIYDTGMPIGNLTSQMFANLYLNELDQFAKRQLQIHCYIRYMDDIIILSHDKAELHRDKLEIEEFLNTRLLLNLNKKTAIRPTSLGIEYVGYKVWSTHIKLRKSTALKMKRRLKFVRKQYEQGEMPLEKVSETMNSYFGIMRHCNSYNLRKKLSDTYILQRKD, encoded by the coding sequence ATGCATACATTCAAGAATCTATATGAGCAAATATTCGATTTTGATAACCTGTATCAGGCTTATCTATCCTCACGGAAAGGTAAGCGCTACCGGGATCAGGTCCTACTCTTCACTTCGAATTTGGAGGACAATCTAATCCAAATTCAAAACGAGCTGATTTACCAAACTTATAAGGTCGGCAGGTACCATGAATTTTATGTTTGTGAGCCTAAAAAGCGGTTAGTCATGGCACTTCCCTATCGGGACAGGGTAGTCCAATGGGCCGTCTATCGGGTAATTAATCCTTTGATATCAAAACCTTTTATCGCTGACAGCTATGCCTGCATACAAGGCAGGGGCGCACAGGCTGCGATTAAAAAGCTTCAATACTGGCTGAAAATGGAAGAAAAGCAAGATAATAAGCTTTACTATCTGAAGCTTGATGTTTCCAAGTTTTTTTACCGAGTCAATCACGAAGTACTGTTAAATATTCTTCGCTGTAAATTTGACAGCGACAGCAGACTGATGTGGCTTTTTGATGTGATCATAAATAGTGAAGATACTCCGTTTGGTCTTCCTTTAGGGTGTAATCCCGGAGAGACAGAGCGGATTTACGACACCGGAATGCCTATTGGAAATCTTACATCTCAAATGTTTGCAAACCTTTATTTGAATGAGCTTGATCAGTTTGCTAAACGTCAGCTGCAAATCCACTGTTACATAAGGTATATGGATGACATCATCATACTGTCGCACGACAAGGCAGAGCTTCACCGGGATAAATTAGAAATTGAAGAATTCCTAAATACACGGTTATTACTGAACTTGAACAAAAAGACTGCAATTCGACCAACTAGCCTTGGCATTGAATATGTTGGATACAAGGTATGGTCGACGCACATAAAGCTTCGAAAATCGACCGCTCTTAAAATGAAACGGCGGCTGAAATTCGTCAGAAAGCAATATGAGCAAGGGGAAATGCCTCTGGAAAAGGTAAGCGAAACCATGAACAGCTATTTTGGAATTATGCGGCATTGCAACAGTTACAATTTACGCAAGAAGCTATCAGACACTTACATACTACAGAGAAAAGATTAA
- the spoIIID gene encoding sporulation transcriptional regulator SpoIIID, whose amino-acid sequence MKGIVEERAVELGEYIIKNRTTVRGAAKKFGVSKSTVHKDVAQRLKYVDPQLYRQVKQILEINKAQRHIRGGMATRLKYKKT is encoded by the coding sequence GTGAAAGGCATTGTTGAGGAACGCGCCGTAGAGCTCGGCGAATATATCATTAAGAACAGAACCACCGTGCGCGGCGCAGCGAAAAAATTTGGTGTCAGCAAAAGTACCGTACATAAGGATGTGGCGCAGCGTTTGAAATATGTCGATCCTCAGTTATACAGGCAGGTTAAGCAAATTCTTGAGATCAACAAAGCGCAGCGCCACATTCGCGGCGGAATGGCCACAAGGTTAAAATACAAAAAAACATAA
- a CDS encoding Ger(x)C family spore germination protein, giving the protein MKAVKRFCVLLLALAMLVLCGCWNYREIESLSMVSGIAVDKGREGHKYHLTFEFLDVSGETSKAKLLETEGDTIFDGVREATSKSEKKLFFSECKVLIVSKEIAADGMAPLFDFATRDAEPRLTLNPMVSQAKTAGEILQQESVAGQLIGIGVWKMLIQNSTYLSEAPNVKLFQANNLLTGEGASLILPTIKLSTSTDKVTPELSGTAVFKRDKLIGFLDKDQSKSLLLIKNQVNGGLLLTEPDPGKGKVVLEIQANRTKITPVITNNVLKVEININMTAALAEDETAKDYTTSDGLKKIEECAKKTLEKNVSELIKTVQTQYDSDIFGFGAIAYQNKPEWWKQAKPKWDQTFRTLDSSVTANVTIDNTAVEKSKVKVGD; this is encoded by the coding sequence ATGAAAGCAGTAAAACGTTTTTGCGTCCTTCTGTTAGCACTGGCAATGCTTGTTTTATGCGGATGCTGGAATTACCGTGAAATAGAAAGCCTTTCGATGGTATCGGGTATTGCAGTCGACAAAGGCAGAGAGGGCCATAAATATCATTTAACCTTTGAATTTTTGGATGTATCGGGAGAAACATCAAAAGCCAAACTGCTGGAAACCGAGGGAGATACTATTTTTGACGGGGTAAGAGAAGCTACAAGCAAGAGCGAAAAGAAATTATTCTTCAGCGAATGTAAGGTTTTAATTGTAAGCAAAGAAATTGCAGCGGATGGGATGGCACCTCTTTTCGATTTTGCCACCCGAGATGCCGAACCCAGGCTAACTTTAAATCCCATGGTTTCCCAAGCAAAAACTGCCGGTGAAATTCTTCAGCAAGAATCGGTGGCCGGTCAGCTTATCGGAATTGGAGTCTGGAAAATGTTAATCCAAAATTCAACTTATCTGTCCGAAGCTCCTAATGTGAAATTATTCCAGGCCAACAATTTACTCACCGGAGAAGGTGCTTCCCTCATTTTACCCACTATTAAGCTTTCAACATCTACAGATAAAGTCACACCGGAACTTTCAGGGACCGCAGTCTTCAAAAGGGACAAACTGATTGGATTTTTAGACAAAGATCAATCAAAATCCCTCCTGCTTATTAAAAATCAGGTTAACGGCGGCTTGCTTTTAACCGAACCCGACCCGGGCAAAGGAAAGGTAGTCCTTGAAATTCAGGCGAATCGTACAAAAATAACACCTGTCATTACGAACAACGTCCTGAAAGTTGAAATTAATATCAATATGACGGCAGCCCTTGCAGAAGATGAAACCGCAAAGGATTATACGACATCCGATGGATTGAAAAAAATTGAAGAGTGCGCCAAGAAGACGCTTGAAAAAAATGTCTCGGAATTGATAAAAACTGTGCAGACACAGTATGACAGCGATATTTTTGGTTTTGGAGCGATTGCCTATCAAAACAAACCCGAATGGTGGAAGCAGGCCAAGCCAAAATGGGATCAAACTTTCCGCACATTGGATTCTTCTGTGACAGCAAATGTTACCATTGATAACACGGCGGTTGAAAAATCAAAAGTAAAAGTTGGTGATTGA
- a CDS encoding GH25 family lysozyme codes for MSEKWIDVSAHQGSIDWPSVAASGVKGVVIRAGYGDSAAQIDKQFIANIKGALAAGLKVAVYWFSYADSVEDARKEFAVCKQIIESYRSKILFVASDYEYDSVKFYKRIHGQAPSNDLINQMVNTFLSAAESDGWGVMLYTNNDYRKNIFAPATITKWPIWLADYSGSPDVPCDMQQTGSTGQVNGISGNVDMNVAFKAYSSGTQTNNTPAPAPTPAAVSVMYRVRTAADGWLPEVTNLNDFAGNTGAITDVAVRVSVGSVKYRVHVVGGGWLPYVTGCNIHDESNGYAGSGKAIDAIEIYYSTPGSIRPCKRAQYRVAPCGGEYWSWQHDAETGNGQDGYAGSFGRAIDKLQITIE; via the coding sequence ATGAGTGAAAAGTGGATTGACGTTAGCGCTCATCAGGGTAGTATTGATTGGCCCTCTGTTGCCGCGTCAGGCGTTAAAGGCGTTGTCATTCGCGCCGGTTACGGCGACAGCGCCGCGCAGATTGACAAGCAGTTTATAGCCAATATCAAAGGCGCTTTGGCTGCTGGGCTGAAAGTAGCGGTTTACTGGTTCTCTTATGCGGATTCCGTGGAGGACGCGCGGAAAGAATTTGCAGTATGCAAGCAGATTATTGAATCGTACCGCAGCAAAATTCTATTTGTAGCCAGCGACTACGAATACGACAGCGTGAAATTTTATAAGCGTATCCACGGGCAGGCCCCGTCAAATGACCTGATTAACCAAATGGTGAATACTTTCCTTTCTGCTGCGGAATCGGACGGCTGGGGTGTAATGCTCTATACCAATAACGACTATCGAAAAAACATTTTCGCACCTGCAACGATCACAAAATGGCCTATTTGGCTTGCTGATTATTCAGGAAGCCCGGACGTTCCATGCGATATGCAGCAAACCGGAAGCACTGGACAGGTGAACGGGATTTCCGGAAACGTGGATATGAATGTTGCGTTCAAGGCTTATTCATCCGGGACACAGACAAACAACACGCCAGCTCCAGCGCCCACGCCTGCGGCAGTGTCCGTAATGTACCGCGTCCGGACTGCTGCGGATGGATGGCTTCCGGAAGTAACAAATTTGAACGATTTTGCCGGGAACACTGGGGCTATAACAGATGTGGCCGTTCGCGTAAGTGTAGGATCAGTTAAGTACAGGGTGCATGTTGTGGGCGGCGGCTGGTTGCCATACGTCACCGGCTGCAATATTCACGATGAATCAAATGGATACGCCGGAAGCGGCAAGGCCATTGACGCAATCGAAATTTACTATAGCACGCCGGGCAGTATCAGACCATGCAAGCGCGCACAGTACCGCGTGGCACCGTGCGGCGGGGAATATTGGTCATGGCAGCATGATGCCGAAACCGGAAACGGGCAGGATGGCTATGCAGGCAGCTTTGGCCGGGCCATCGATAAACTGCAGATCACAATTGAATAG
- a CDS encoding helix-turn-helix domain-containing protein, translating into MSEQTKFEVIKALAYGEEPQQIADVEGISVSTVQEVQQSCADEIAEEREDLRKAGYIA; encoded by the coding sequence ATGTCTGAACAAACGAAATTTGAAGTGATTAAAGCCCTAGCCTATGGGGAAGAGCCGCAGCAAATTGCAGATGTAGAGGGAATCAGCGTTTCCACTGTGCAGGAAGTACAGCAATCTTGCGCGGATGAAATCGCCGAGGAACGGGAGGATTTAAGGAAGGCGGGTTACATAGCATGA